In Candidatus Defluviilinea proxima, a single genomic region encodes these proteins:
- a CDS encoding ECF transporter S component: MLDKIKKDFTTMTWVLIPVAIAINIAIGQIVVLLKLPVFLDSIGTVLVGIICGPWAGALTGALSNTIWGLFNPDSLPWWPVAFFIGLVAGFCANAGLFKNWWKVILSGFLIALTAAIVSTPISVYLYGGITASGSSFITAYLLQTGQGLWSAVVSTSFLTEPVDKISTAMLAFAIVQGLSKRLVARFPRPENAAAEAGNSTTQLITAIIVTIIVVALGFVVRNMLS, from the coding sequence ATGTTAGACAAAATCAAGAAAGATTTCACTACCATGACGTGGGTGCTCATCCCTGTGGCAATCGCCATCAATATTGCAATAGGGCAAATCGTCGTTCTGTTGAAACTACCTGTGTTCCTTGATTCAATTGGTACTGTGCTCGTGGGTATTATCTGTGGTCCATGGGCCGGCGCTCTGACGGGCGCTCTTTCCAATACCATTTGGGGCTTGTTCAATCCCGATTCCCTGCCATGGTGGCCTGTTGCCTTCTTTATTGGTTTGGTAGCGGGCTTTTGTGCCAATGCAGGCTTGTTCAAGAATTGGTGGAAAGTGATCCTCTCAGGCTTCCTTATCGCGCTTACGGCTGCGATCGTATCCACCCCGATTTCCGTCTACCTGTATGGCGGAATCACAGCCAGCGGTTCATCTTTCATCACAGCGTATTTGCTCCAAACGGGACAAGGACTTTGGTCTGCAGTAGTAAGCACAAGCTTCCTCACTGAACCCGTGGACAAAATCTCCACGGCTATGCTCGCCTTTGCCATTGTTCAAGGACTTTCCAAACGACTGGTAGCGCGCTTCCCACGACCTGAAAATGCTGCGGCCGAAGCAGGCAACAGTACAACGCAGTTGATCACTGCGATCATTGTTACCATTATCGTAGTGGCATTAGGCTTTGTTGTACGCAATATGCTAAGCTAA
- the rbsK gene encoding ribokinase, giving the protein MPNILVVGSLNADLVVRTPRFPQPGETISGEDLQVIPGGKGANQAVAAARLGANVSMLGRVGKDNFGDFLINNLKSNHVDTSLIERDDASTGTATIMVDSNGQNSIVLSAGANGKVSSLDVERASFSTFSLLLLQLEIPTLTVLSAAKLAKQNGVRVILNPAPAKPLPDELIALADFIIPNETELSLLTGMVVNDIPSAEKAAYALLDKGAQNVIVTLGSKGALIVDKNTSQHVNTFKVDVVDTTAAGDAFIGCLASVLDSSNLLDAVRYACACGALATTKFGAQPSLPNKEDVENIVGTQRNQ; this is encoded by the coding sequence ATGCCCAATATTTTGGTGGTTGGTTCGCTCAATGCAGATCTCGTCGTCCGCACACCACGTTTTCCGCAACCGGGTGAAACCATCAGTGGTGAAGATCTACAAGTCATCCCAGGTGGCAAGGGAGCCAATCAAGCCGTCGCCGCCGCCCGCCTTGGCGCGAATGTTTCCATGCTTGGGCGCGTGGGCAAAGACAACTTCGGCGATTTTCTCATCAACAACCTCAAATCAAATCATGTAGATACATCCCTCATCGAGCGTGATGATGCATCCACAGGCACCGCCACCATCATGGTGGACTCCAATGGGCAGAACAGTATTGTCCTTTCGGCAGGTGCAAACGGCAAAGTCTCTTCATTGGATGTAGAGCGCGCTTCTTTTTCGACCTTCAGCCTGCTTCTGCTCCAATTGGAAATTCCTACACTGACAGTTCTATCCGCCGCAAAACTCGCCAAACAAAATGGCGTCCGCGTCATTTTGAATCCCGCCCCCGCCAAACCACTCCCCGATGAATTGATCGCACTCGCTGACTTTATCATCCCCAATGAAACGGAATTGAGTCTTCTCACGGGCATGGTTGTCAACGACATCCCCTCCGCTGAAAAAGCGGCGTACGCATTATTAGATAAAGGCGCACAAAACGTCATCGTCACATTGGGAAGCAAAGGCGCATTGATCGTAGACAAGAATACAAGTCAACATGTAAACACGTTTAAGGTTGATGTTGTCGACACCACCGCCGCAGGCGATGCTTTCATCGGATGTTTGGCAAGCGTTTTGGATTCATCCAACTTGCTGGATGCCGTTCGCTATGCCTGTGCCTGTGGCGCGCTTGCAACCACCAAGTTCGGCGCGCAACCATCATTACCCAACAAAGAAGATGTGGAAAATATTGTAGGGACACAGCGAAACCAATAA
- a CDS encoding nucleoside hydrolase — protein sequence MKSKRIIIDTDPGIDDAFTFLLALASPEIQLEALTTTQGNVTLEKATRNALSILELCRASHIPVAVGSMYPLVQPLCASADVHGESGIGDSKLPEPNTKPVPQHAVDYLIERVLAEPNEISIFPIGPLTNVAMAIRKEPKFTEAVKELVIMGGAIQENGNVTPLAEFNIYVDPHAAHIVFHSGIPTTLIPLDVTHKCLLKQEHVARLMKIKSPITQFIKDAVDVYLKFSQERGFAGSAMHDPLTLATVIAPELLTLKDYYVDVDHSGGVAMGKTFADIANVTGKPANMKVAMDVRGDDFIELFLQRMETLAKAIPN from the coding sequence ATGAAATCCAAACGAATCATTATTGACACTGACCCCGGCATTGACGATGCCTTCACCTTTCTATTGGCGCTCGCTTCGCCTGAAATTCAACTCGAAGCGCTGACAACTACACAAGGCAACGTCACGCTCGAAAAAGCGACACGTAATGCATTGTCCATTCTGGAGCTTTGTCGGGCAAGTCATATTCCAGTCGCGGTGGGAAGCATGTACCCGTTGGTTCAACCGTTATGCGCTTCAGCAGATGTCCACGGCGAGAGCGGCATCGGCGATTCAAAATTGCCAGAGCCAAACACAAAACCCGTCCCACAACATGCCGTGGACTATTTGATCGAACGCGTTCTAGCTGAGCCAAACGAAATCAGCATCTTTCCCATCGGGCCATTGACCAACGTCGCTATGGCGATTCGCAAGGAGCCAAAATTTACGGAAGCAGTCAAAGAATTAGTCATCATGGGCGGAGCAATCCAGGAAAATGGCAACGTCACTCCGCTGGCTGAGTTCAACATCTATGTTGACCCACATGCCGCGCACATTGTTTTTCATTCAGGAATTCCCACTACGCTCATTCCCTTGGATGTAACACACAAATGTCTGCTCAAGCAGGAGCATGTGGCCCGTTTGATGAAGATCAAATCTCCCATCACTCAATTCATCAAGGATGCGGTGGATGTATACCTGAAGTTCTCGCAAGAGAGAGGCTTCGCAGGCAGTGCCATGCACGATCCATTGACGTTGGCAACTGTCATTGCGCCTGAGTTGTTAACCCTAAAAGACTATTACGTAGATGTTGACCATTCAGGCGGCGTGGCGATGGGCAAAACATTTGCCGATATTGCTAATGTTACTGGGAAGCCTGCCAATATGAAGGTTGCGATGGATGTGCGTGGAGATGATTTCATTGAATTGTTTTTACAGCGCATGGAAACTTTAGCAAAGGCCATACCAAACTAA
- a CDS encoding ABC transporter ATP-binding protein — protein sequence MAIVNLQNVTYKYPLTDSPVLQNINLQVSEGEFIAVVGPNGAGKSTLCYTVAGFVPHFFKGELTGTVEVAGIESSKSNLPELVLNVGLAFQNPFNQISGAKYTVFEEIAFGLENTGVPREEMKSRVEEAMKLTGISDLADRSPYSLSGGQQQRVALTSILVMQPKVLVLDEPTSQMDPIGTREVFGVIRTMAEQGMTVILVEHKVEWIANFADRVIALHEGQIILDGKPAEVLTSDVLTDKGFGISRYTSVARKAKELGLWKKTSLPITLDEAVDGFAK from the coding sequence ATGGCTATCGTAAACCTGCAAAACGTCACATACAAATATCCGCTCACGGATTCACCGGTATTGCAAAATATAAATTTGCAAGTGAGTGAAGGTGAGTTCATTGCTGTAGTCGGTCCGAACGGCGCAGGCAAGTCCACACTGTGCTATACCGTCGCAGGGTTTGTCCCTCATTTTTTTAAAGGCGAACTCACTGGCACTGTCGAAGTCGCGGGTATAGAATCGAGCAAATCCAATTTACCTGAGTTGGTATTGAATGTTGGGCTGGCGTTTCAAAATCCATTCAACCAGATCAGCGGCGCAAAATATACGGTCTTCGAAGAAATCGCTTTCGGGCTGGAAAATACCGGCGTCCCACGTGAGGAAATGAAAAGCCGAGTGGAAGAAGCCATGAAATTGACTGGGATTTCAGATCTGGCGGATCGCTCCCCTTATTCTTTATCTGGCGGACAACAACAACGCGTCGCTCTGACCTCGATCCTGGTCATGCAACCGAAAGTCCTCGTCCTCGACGAACCGACTTCTCAAATGGACCCGATTGGCACACGCGAGGTCTTTGGAGTGATCCGCACAATGGCAGAACAAGGCATGACCGTTATCCTTGTGGAACATAAAGTGGAATGGATCGCTAACTTCGCAGATAGAGTCATCGCATTGCACGAGGGTCAGATCATCCTCGATGGGAAGCCTGCTGAAGTTCTCACATCAGATGTATTGACGGACAAAGGCTTTGGCATTTCGCGGTACACGTCCGTGGCACGCAAGGCGAAAGAGTTGGGGTTATGGAAGAAAACTAGCCTGCCTATTACATTGGATGAGGCAGTGGATGGGTTCGCAAAATGA
- a CDS encoding ABC transporter ATP-binding protein, producing the protein MRVEINNLQFSYPAGVLALRGISLTIESGEQVAIVGQNGAGKTTLVRHINGLLQPTSGEIKIGDWDTKKYSVAKLASRVGYVFQNPDEQLFSRDVKTEVAFGPKNLGYTSEQIEGRVDEALAMTELSDKTETNPYDLSPTWRKMVAIASVIAMDTSIVIFDEPTTGQDAANIARIANVIKVLRERGKTVITITHDIDFCAENFERVIAMSQGQVVLDGNANEVLGQDEILATTYVDPPQLTRLGKKLGLKKTVRNEKEFLAEYQSAGLS; encoded by the coding sequence ATGAGAGTTGAGATCAACAATTTGCAGTTCTCCTATCCTGCCGGTGTACTTGCCTTACGTGGCATCTCGCTGACAATCGAATCTGGTGAACAGGTTGCCATTGTCGGACAGAACGGCGCAGGGAAGACGACTCTCGTGCGTCATATCAATGGATTATTACAACCTACGTCAGGTGAAATCAAGATCGGTGACTGGGATACAAAAAAATACTCGGTTGCAAAACTTGCTTCGCGCGTGGGATATGTTTTCCAAAACCCTGATGAGCAACTCTTTTCACGCGACGTGAAGACAGAAGTCGCTTTCGGGCCGAAAAATCTTGGGTATACCAGCGAGCAGATTGAAGGTCGGGTTGATGAAGCGTTGGCAATGACGGAGTTATCAGATAAAACGGAGACGAATCCATACGACTTGTCCCCCACCTGGCGGAAGATGGTCGCCATTGCTTCTGTTATTGCAATGGATACATCTATTGTCATCTTCGACGAGCCTACCACCGGACAGGATGCGGCCAATATCGCACGTATTGCGAACGTCATCAAGGTTTTGCGGGAACGCGGCAAGACAGTCATTACGATCACACACGATATTGATTTTTGTGCTGAGAATTTTGAGCGTGTGATCGCCATGTCACAGGGTCAGGTTGTATTGGATGGAAATGCCAATGAAGTACTAGGCCAGGATGAGATCCTTGCCACAACATACGTTGACCCACCACAGTTGACCAGGTTGGGGAAAAAACTTGGGTTAAAGAAAACAGTGAGAAATGAAAAAGAGTTTCTTGCTGAATATCAGTCCGCAGGTTTATCCTGA
- a CDS encoding MFS transporter: MKKIVSFSFYFLYFAAFAFIAPYYVLYYQSLGFNGTQIGLLTGIPPLITLIGAPFGTGLADRTMRHKLIMGLGIGVPIIVAVLIPAFSGFALVFGLIILLNIFISPVSSLGDSATMTMLGDEKEMYGRVRLGGTIGWGIFVQVSGVLLKVQGLKILFYVYAVIMLINLFISQRLSFGKHEAHEANSGGTLKLLKDRRWIIFLGYAFLGGMGVFSVASYFSAYLQELGADGTQIGFAFFLGALVEAPFFFFGNLLVKRFTANGLFIMALVMLGVRSLLFGVVDNLLLATVVMALGGLTFPLMWSGGVAYADENAPAGLKSTAQGLFGALTFGFGSAVSGFVGGLLLESIGGRGMFFVFGIVILAGMILIEGLKRVFPEPKLIQAEV, from the coding sequence ATGAAAAAAATAGTTTCGTTCAGTTTTTACTTTTTATATTTTGCGGCGTTTGCATTTATAGCGCCTTATTATGTGTTGTATTACCAATCGCTTGGCTTCAATGGCACTCAGATCGGCCTGTTGACCGGAATACCGCCTTTGATCACGTTGATCGGAGCGCCATTCGGGACGGGGTTGGCAGATAGAACGATGCGTCATAAGTTGATTATGGGATTGGGAATCGGTGTGCCGATTATTGTCGCGGTCTTGATCCCTGCTTTTTCAGGTTTTGCATTGGTCTTTGGGTTGATCATTTTGCTCAACATTTTCATCTCGCCCGTATCTTCTCTGGGCGATAGCGCTACAATGACGATGTTGGGCGATGAAAAAGAAATGTATGGGCGCGTGCGTTTGGGTGGGACGATCGGTTGGGGGATCTTTGTACAGGTCTCAGGGGTGTTGCTCAAAGTGCAGGGATTGAAGATTCTGTTTTATGTGTATGCGGTGATCATGTTGATCAACTTGTTTATCTCTCAACGACTGTCGTTCGGCAAGCATGAAGCACATGAGGCCAATAGCGGAGGAACGTTGAAGTTGTTGAAGGATCGCCGTTGGATCATTTTTCTTGGTTATGCCTTTTTGGGAGGCATGGGCGTGTTTTCGGTTGCATCCTATTTTTCGGCGTACTTGCAGGAACTCGGCGCAGATGGCACTCAAATAGGCTTTGCATTTTTTCTAGGGGCGCTGGTGGAAGCTCCGTTCTTTTTCTTTGGGAATCTTCTTGTCAAACGCTTTACAGCGAATGGATTATTTATCATGGCGTTGGTGATGCTCGGTGTTCGCTCTCTGCTCTTTGGGGTGGTGGATAATCTACTTCTAGCGACTGTGGTGATGGCGCTTGGCGGATTGACGTTCCCGTTGATGTGGTCTGGTGGTGTAGCGTATGCGGATGAGAACGCACCTGCGGGATTAAAGTCCACGGCGCAGGGATTGTTTGGCGCTCTTACCTTTGGCTTCGGTTCGGCGGTCAGTGGTTTTGTAGGTGGTTTGCTACTTGAAAGTATCGGCGGGCGCGGAATGTTTTTTGTGTTCGGGATTGTCATCCTTGCTGGGATGATATTGATCGAAGGGCTTAAAAGAGTGTTCCCTGAACCAAAACTCATTCAGGCTGAAGTGTAG
- a CDS encoding ECF transporter S component — translation MLEKFKQDFRPITWILIPIAVIVNGAGGWIIAKLDVPFYMDTVGTIFVAIVAGPFAGALTGVLTNMGLGLVSPSYIPYWPVPLLIGLMAGLFANAGWFKQWWKVVIVGIFIAIIAAFTSTLIAAKIFGEFSISPLYFLVEEPLDKIVTTLIAFGVAKLLPTQVLALLPRPENIVPKEK, via the coding sequence TTGTTGGAAAAATTCAAACAGGATTTTAGGCCGATAACATGGATACTGATCCCCATTGCTGTCATCGTTAACGGTGCAGGCGGCTGGATCATTGCGAAACTAGACGTCCCATTTTATATGGATACCGTTGGGACGATCTTTGTCGCTATCGTGGCAGGTCCATTTGCGGGGGCGCTGACAGGCGTTCTTACCAATATGGGCCTTGGCCTTGTATCACCGAGCTATATCCCTTATTGGCCGGTCCCGTTGTTGATTGGCCTGATGGCAGGCCTTTTCGCCAATGCAGGTTGGTTCAAACAGTGGTGGAAAGTTGTGATTGTGGGTATCTTCATAGCCATCATCGCCGCGTTTACATCCACATTGATTGCCGCAAAAATATTTGGGGAATTCTCCATTTCTCCTCTTTATTTTCTTGTTGAAGAACCTTTAGACAAAATTGTTACAACTTTAATCGCGTTCGGTGTTGCGAAACTTCTGCCCACACAAGTTCTTGCGCTTCTGCCTCGGCCCGAAAATATAGTACCTAAAGAAAAGTGA
- a CDS encoding nucleoside hydrolase: protein MTKRILIDTDPGIDDSLAILLAIASPELTLEGLSVVHGNCSLEQAVTNGLSVLELANAGHIPLARGCELPLVQPSLLAPETHGNTGLGYAKLPEPRIRPTVQHGCDFLIEKVMANPGEITLVAVGPLTNIALAMRKEPGFAKALKELIIMGGAIRHEGNVTALGEFNVYVDPHAAHIVFHAEVPTTLVPLDVTYQCLLTAQDVERLMKIDSPIPKFIKDTTDFYMEYHDSYQGIKGCIINDPLALALTFAPELCDYQDLPVDVDISGGVSMGKTLADFYNYDKKPANMKVALGVRPRDFIELFLERMEKLAHKISKA, encoded by the coding sequence ATGACAAAACGAATCCTTATTGATACCGATCCCGGCATTGACGATTCTCTGGCGATCTTACTTGCCATTGCATCGCCTGAACTTACGCTCGAAGGCTTGAGTGTTGTACATGGAAATTGTTCGCTCGAACAGGCAGTGACGAATGGCTTGTCCGTTTTGGAGTTGGCGAACGCGGGTCACATTCCGCTGGCGAGGGGATGTGAACTGCCGTTGGTGCAACCGTCCTTGCTCGCGCCAGAGACGCATGGCAACACAGGCTTGGGATACGCAAAGCTCCCAGAACCGCGAATCAGGCCCACAGTCCAGCATGGATGCGATTTTCTGATCGAGAAGGTCATGGCAAACCCCGGAGAGATCACTTTGGTGGCAGTCGGCCCGTTGACAAACATCGCACTGGCGATGAGAAAAGAACCGGGGTTTGCAAAGGCACTTAAGGAGTTGATCATCATGGGCGGAGCGATCCGCCATGAAGGTAATGTGACCGCACTGGGCGAATTCAATGTGTATGTTGACCCGCACGCCGCGCACATCGTTTTTCATGCAGAGGTGCCAACGACGCTTGTGCCACTGGATGTGACGTATCAATGTCTGTTGACTGCACAGGATGTGGAACGGCTGATGAAGATCGATTCGCCCATCCCAAAGTTCATCAAGGACACGACCGATTTTTATATGGAGTATCATGATAGTTATCAAGGCATCAAGGGGTGCATCATCAATGACCCGCTGGCGCTAGCGTTGACCTTTGCGCCCGAGTTGTGTGATTATCAGGACCTGCCTGTGGATGTGGATATTTCAGGCGGTGTTTCGATGGGCAAGACGCTAGCCGATTTTTATAATTACGACAAGAAACCCGCCAACATGAAAGTGGCGCTGGGTGTGCGTCCAAGAGATTTCATTGAGTTGTTTTTGGAGCGAATGGAGAAGCTCGCACATAAAATTTCGAAGGCCTGA
- a CDS encoding MFS transporter, with product MNKQTTVIYFAPFAVMPKTFDRNLFFARAHYFAFMGGWGFILPFINLFYVSLGLKGAQIGTITSTSSIVGLLFAPFIVNEIKKRPQARGLLQTAMLLGALGYFMLGHQTIYLLILVNVFFQALAGSGVMPVSDAMAVSVSKEAGGGYGSIRVFASLGWIVATLTSGWLIQRFGFLVGFIGVSVMWSLGALIISFINPRFFVTQQSTQSSKPNLLTTAKRVISDRTLLGFAIALIFIGFMNSGVLQFENVFLAELGTSKQLISVAGILSAVVELPFMIYADRFVKRYGASQILLVAILMTMIQRAAVLLFPSIATIMIVRFIGGTAFSMYTVSYIGLISSRTDQSETGTMLALYTVTLASLVNILAAPVSGAIFDVIGARWLYALSASGYAIGAICIWLSRPTVVLNNESVPTLQPE from the coding sequence ATGAATAAACAAACGACGGTGATATACTTCGCCCCGTTTGCCGTTATGCCCAAGACATTTGACCGAAATTTGTTTTTTGCAAGAGCCCACTATTTTGCCTTCATGGGCGGATGGGGTTTCATTCTACCGTTCATCAATCTGTTCTATGTCAGTTTGGGGTTAAAGGGAGCGCAGATCGGGACGATCACATCTACAAGTTCCATTGTGGGGTTGTTATTTGCGCCATTCATCGTCAATGAGATCAAGAAACGGCCACAAGCACGGGGACTTTTACAAACAGCCATGTTGCTTGGTGCGCTGGGATATTTCATGCTCGGGCATCAAACCATCTATCTCCTCATCCTCGTCAACGTATTCTTTCAGGCGTTGGCAGGATCAGGCGTCATGCCAGTATCCGATGCGATGGCAGTATCAGTTTCAAAGGAAGCAGGAGGCGGGTATGGAAGTATCCGCGTGTTCGCATCCTTGGGATGGATCGTCGCAACGTTGACATCAGGCTGGTTGATCCAGAGATTCGGTTTCCTTGTGGGCTTTATCGGTGTCAGTGTGATGTGGTCGCTCGGTGCACTTATCATTTCATTTATCAATCCACGTTTCTTTGTCACACAACAAAGCACACAATCATCCAAGCCCAATTTACTGACAACTGCCAAACGCGTTATAAGCGACCGCACCCTGCTCGGTTTTGCGATCGCATTGATCTTTATCGGATTTATGAACAGCGGTGTTTTGCAGTTTGAAAATGTATTTCTCGCGGAACTCGGCACATCGAAGCAATTGATCTCTGTGGCTGGAATCTTAAGCGCCGTGGTTGAACTACCATTCATGATCTATGCAGATCGTTTTGTAAAACGATATGGCGCAAGCCAAATTCTGCTGGTCGCCATTCTCATGACCATGATACAACGTGCAGCCGTGCTTCTCTTCCCATCAATTGCCACGATCATGATCGTGCGCTTCATCGGTGGCACAGCATTTAGCATGTATACCGTTTCCTATATCGGGCTGATCAGCAGTCGCACCGACCAAAGCGAAACAGGGACCATGCTTGCGCTATACACAGTCACACTGGCGAGTCTAGTCAACATCCTTGCCGCGCCCGTTTCTGGGGCCATCTTCGATGTGATCGGTGCAAGGTGGTTGTATGCACTTTCCGCCAGTGGATATGCCATCGGCGCAATATGCATCTGGTTATCGAGACCAACAGTTGTATTGAATAACGAGTCTGTTCCTACACTTCAGCCTGAATGA
- a CDS encoding DMT family transporter, giving the protein MNKTSSFSRGYLIALVATFLWSTTGPLISYISKTYALPSLVLAFWRDLFVSIGMTVGLLLFSRSRFRLDRPHWKFMVLYGLTLAIFNSMWTFSVQYNGAAVATVLAFSSPAMTAILSRIIFKEQFSQIKVLSIILSLLGTTLVAGAYDPSVWRLNPLGIIFGLLTGLFFAFYNLEGKHASDTHIDSWTAMLYSFAIASFLLFFFNIGSDLISAKPLFSDLLWLGNSTIAWGILFFLGIAPTLGGFGLYTLSLRYLAPTVANLIATLEPALTAIWAYLLLSEQLSLIQWVGSFLVFTGVILLRWGEKTE; this is encoded by the coding sequence ATGAACAAAACATCATCATTCTCTCGCGGTTACCTCATCGCGTTGGTCGCCACTTTCCTTTGGTCAACCACTGGGCCGCTCATCAGTTACATCAGCAAAACCTACGCCCTGCCATCGCTCGTCCTTGCTTTCTGGCGCGACCTGTTCGTCTCTATTGGAATGACCGTGGGGCTCTTACTCTTCAGCCGCTCACGTTTCCGACTCGACCGCCCACACTGGAAGTTCATGGTCTTATATGGACTCACACTCGCCATCTTCAACTCCATGTGGACGTTTTCGGTTCAATATAACGGGGCGGCTGTTGCGACCGTATTGGCCTTTTCCTCCCCTGCTATGACCGCCATCTTAAGCCGTATTATCTTCAAAGAACAATTTAGCCAAATAAAGGTCTTGTCCATCATCTTGAGCCTACTCGGGACGACTCTCGTCGCAGGCGCATACGATCCATCGGTCTGGAGACTCAATCCGCTTGGGATCATCTTTGGCTTGCTGACAGGTCTCTTCTTCGCCTTCTACAATCTCGAAGGCAAACATGCCTCTGACACACACATTGATTCATGGACAGCCATGCTCTACAGTTTTGCTATTGCTTCATTTCTTCTATTTTTCTTCAACATTGGTTCAGACCTAATATCAGCTAAACCGCTATTCTCCGACTTACTTTGGCTTGGCAATTCAACTATCGCTTGGGGAATTCTATTCTTTCTTGGCATTGCCCCCACATTAGGTGGATTTGGACTCTATACACTCAGTCTTCGCTATCTTGCGCCAACGGTTGCGAACCTCATCGCCACACTCGAGCCTGCACTGACGGCCATCTGGGCATACTTACTGCTCAGCGAACAACTCAGCCTCATTCAATGGGTCGGAAGTTTCCTCGTTTTCACGGGAGTCATCCTATTACGCTGGGGCGAAAAAACGGAATAA
- a CDS encoding energy-coupling factor transporter transmembrane protein EcfT gives MHERLSYYVKRDSSIHRLNPLTKIVVALGIILISFSSPWYWTSLILLFLVITPLCFVGEVSKEFFRSAIRLIIPAAGFIFLMQAFFQPVGETVIFSFWILDVTQESLSYGFYVATRIAVMISAFTFFLLTTHPSELMSDLTRRGLPGQFAYVIISTLQILPQMQAKAQTIIAAQRSRGLDTESTFLKRAGSLVPLVGPLVFGSLIEVEERAIAIEARGFTSTHVKTSLHDVPDTSLDKTIRWILVGLVVITLVLKLWLS, from the coding sequence ATGCATGAACGCCTTTCTTATTACGTAAAGCGAGATAGTAGCATCCATCGTCTCAACCCTTTGACCAAGATCGTTGTGGCGCTAGGTATTATTCTCATTTCTTTTTCTAGTCCCTGGTATTGGACATCTCTCATTTTATTATTTCTGGTAATTACGCCTCTGTGTTTCGTTGGCGAGGTTTCCAAAGAATTCTTTAGAAGCGCAATCCGTTTGATTATTCCCGCGGCGGGTTTCATCTTCTTAATGCAGGCGTTTTTTCAACCCGTTGGAGAAACTGTAATTTTCAGCTTCTGGATCTTGGATGTAACACAAGAAAGCCTTTCTTATGGATTCTACGTTGCCACAAGAATTGCAGTGATGATCTCAGCTTTCACATTTTTTTTACTGACCACCCATCCAAGTGAATTGATGTCTGACCTTACACGGCGTGGACTGCCGGGGCAATTTGCCTACGTGATCATTTCAACTCTACAAATCCTGCCACAAATGCAAGCCAAGGCACAGACTATTATTGCCGCCCAACGCTCACGTGGTTTGGATACAGAAAGCACATTTCTTAAGCGGGCAGGCTCTTTGGTGCCGCTCGTAGGTCCGCTTGTATTTGGTTCTCTCATCGAGGTAGAAGAACGTGCCATTGCCATTGAAGCGCGCGGATTCACTTCCACACACGTCAAAACATCTCTGCATGATGTACCAGACACCAGCTTAGATAAAACCATCCGCTGGATCCTTGTTGGACTCGTTGTCATTACACTGGTTTTGAAATTATGGCTATCGTAA